One region of Anaeromyxobacter paludicola genomic DNA includes:
- the dnaE gene encoding DNA polymerase III subunit alpha, translating into MSDFVHLHLHTLYSLLDGAIRIKDLIENVKKKGMTSVAVTDHGNLYGAVDFYKKAKDAGVKPILGFEAYVAGEKGRKDRSERVGRHLILLAKDNEGWANLRYLSSMAFTEGFYYDPRIDKELLRGHAKGLVGMTACLAGEVPRLIRKGDMDGARAAAREYRDIFDPGSFFLEVQSNGMKEQIEVNARLAELAESEGIPLVATADAHYVSRADAKAHEVLMCIASNKTFSDPKRLRHDTDGLFITSADDMRQALPEYKEAIANTLRIADMCNVKLDLGKNFLPRFQLPDGLSEDDYIVKLAREGLDRRFREVAGQYEVDRDLYRQRLEMELGVIKKMGFSGYFLIVQDFINWGKQHQVPVGPGRGSGAGSIVAYALRITDLDPIRWHLLFERFLNPERVSMPDFDVDFCQNRRDEVIRYVTDKYGRDNVGQIVTFGSLKARSVIRDVVRVMGLPFSEGDRIAKLVPDPVQGKTPPLKELLFGTEKAAAEPRLKELYEKPTVVSTWTDAQGAQHQVTTKDVLDIAVALEGLNRQTGLHAAGVVIADKPLWEYVPVSRDDDSGMLVSQFAKEEAEKAGLVKFDFLGLKTLTVIDDAIRLVRKNHPDQAGLEASQIPLDDPAVYELISRGDTAGVFQMESSGFTEMVMKMKPSRFEDVIAAGALYRPGPLDQKLEDGRTMVDVYIDRKHGRDKVTYAHEKLAPILADTYGVIVYQEQVMQISQVLAGYSLGRADLLRRAMGKKKAEEMAKERVGFMEGCRNLHVDETVAGGIFDLMEKFAAYGFNKSHSAAYGLLTVQTAWLKAHYPVEFMAALISSEASNTDKVVTHISEARADGIAVLPPDVNESLAEFSALPSGEAGKKGRIRFGLGAVKGVGESAVQAVLAARGEGGPFKGLFDFCARIDPRKINKKVLEALVKCGAFDFEGLPRWKLFYGIDAALAAGSSAAADRASGQKSLFGGVAAAAEVKPRWPEPGDPVGESTVEEWPERVRLAFEKEALGFYITGHPLQGHEKEVRRYGSVTAAQVAQKRPGDRVTVVGVVSSLREKVNKEKGTRFGFFTLEDLSGTVEVICWGSRPAQGNRPAQKGWADWELMVKSDEPIVIHGEVKQNVRDEENPRAEVQAADILPLALMRSQKTNEVALRIDADRLDRDRATALKALLAKHPGNCPVTVRAIIPEESETTLRVPSRVTPADELLEAARRMGFEVDLR; encoded by the coding sequence TTGTCCGACTTCGTCCACCTGCACCTGCACACCCTCTACTCCCTGCTCGACGGGGCCATCCGCATCAAGGACCTGATCGAGAACGTGAAGAAGAAGGGGATGACCTCGGTCGCGGTCACCGACCACGGCAACCTCTACGGCGCGGTGGACTTCTACAAGAAGGCGAAGGACGCGGGCGTGAAGCCCATCCTCGGGTTCGAGGCCTACGTCGCCGGCGAGAAGGGGCGCAAGGACCGCTCCGAGCGCGTCGGGCGCCACCTGATCCTGCTCGCGAAGGACAACGAGGGCTGGGCGAACCTCCGCTACCTCTCCTCGATGGCCTTCACCGAGGGCTTCTACTACGACCCCCGCATCGACAAGGAGCTGCTGCGCGGGCACGCCAAGGGGCTCGTCGGCATGACCGCCTGCCTCGCCGGCGAGGTGCCGCGCCTCATCCGCAAGGGCGACATGGACGGCGCGCGCGCGGCGGCGCGCGAGTACCGCGACATCTTCGACCCCGGCTCGTTCTTCCTGGAGGTGCAGTCGAACGGGATGAAGGAGCAGATCGAGGTGAACGCCCGGCTCGCCGAGCTGGCCGAGTCGGAGGGCATCCCCCTCGTCGCCACCGCCGACGCGCACTACGTCTCGCGCGCCGACGCCAAGGCGCACGAGGTGCTGATGTGCATCGCCTCCAACAAGACCTTCAGCGACCCGAAGCGGCTCCGCCACGACACCGACGGCCTCTTCATCACCAGCGCCGACGACATGCGGCAGGCGCTCCCGGAGTACAAGGAGGCCATCGCCAACACGCTGCGCATCGCCGACATGTGCAACGTGAAGCTCGACCTGGGGAAGAACTTCCTCCCCCGCTTCCAGCTCCCCGACGGGCTCTCCGAGGACGACTACATCGTCAAGCTGGCGCGCGAGGGGCTCGACCGGCGCTTCCGGGAGGTCGCCGGGCAGTACGAGGTCGACCGCGACCTCTACCGGCAGCGGCTCGAGATGGAGCTCGGCGTCATCAAGAAGATGGGGTTCTCGGGCTACTTCCTCATCGTCCAGGACTTCATCAACTGGGGGAAGCAGCACCAGGTCCCGGTGGGCCCGGGCCGCGGCTCGGGCGCGGGCTCCATCGTCGCCTACGCGCTGCGCATCACCGACCTCGACCCCATCCGCTGGCACCTCCTCTTCGAGCGCTTCCTCAACCCCGAGCGCGTCTCGATGCCCGACTTCGACGTCGACTTCTGCCAGAACCGGCGCGACGAGGTGATCCGGTACGTCACCGACAAGTACGGGCGCGACAACGTCGGGCAGATCGTCACCTTCGGCTCGCTCAAGGCCCGCTCGGTGATCCGCGACGTGGTCCGGGTGATGGGGCTGCCCTTCTCGGAGGGCGACCGGATCGCGAAGCTCGTCCCGGATCCGGTGCAGGGCAAGACCCCGCCGCTCAAGGAGCTGCTCTTCGGCACCGAGAAGGCGGCGGCCGAGCCGCGGCTCAAGGAGCTGTACGAGAAGCCGACGGTGGTCTCCACCTGGACCGACGCCCAGGGCGCGCAGCACCAGGTCACCACCAAGGACGTCCTCGACATCGCGGTGGCGCTCGAGGGGCTGAACCGGCAGACCGGGCTGCACGCCGCCGGCGTGGTCATCGCCGACAAGCCGCTCTGGGAGTACGTCCCGGTCTCCCGCGACGACGACTCCGGGATGCTGGTCTCGCAGTTCGCCAAGGAGGAGGCGGAGAAGGCCGGCCTGGTGAAGTTCGACTTCCTCGGCCTCAAGACCCTCACCGTCATCGACGACGCCATCCGGCTGGTCCGCAAGAACCACCCGGACCAGGCCGGCCTGGAGGCGAGCCAGATCCCGCTCGACGACCCGGCGGTCTACGAGCTCATCAGCCGCGGCGACACCGCCGGCGTCTTCCAGATGGAGTCCTCCGGCTTCACCGAGATGGTGATGAAGATGAAGCCCTCGCGCTTCGAGGACGTCATCGCCGCCGGCGCGCTCTACCGGCCGGGGCCGCTCGACCAGAAGCTGGAAGACGGCCGCACCATGGTGGACGTCTACATCGACCGCAAGCACGGGCGCGACAAGGTCACCTACGCGCACGAGAAGCTCGCGCCCATCCTGGCCGACACCTACGGCGTGATCGTCTACCAGGAGCAGGTGATGCAGATCTCCCAGGTGCTGGCCGGCTACAGCCTCGGCCGCGCCGATCTGCTCCGCCGCGCCATGGGCAAGAAGAAGGCCGAGGAGATGGCCAAGGAGCGGGTCGGCTTCATGGAGGGCTGCCGGAACCTCCACGTGGACGAGACCGTCGCCGGCGGCATCTTCGACCTGATGGAGAAGTTCGCCGCCTACGGCTTCAACAAGTCGCACTCGGCGGCCTACGGCCTCCTCACCGTCCAGACCGCCTGGCTCAAGGCCCACTACCCGGTGGAGTTCATGGCCGCGCTCATCTCGAGCGAGGCCTCCAACACCGACAAGGTGGTGACCCACATCTCGGAGGCGCGCGCCGACGGGATCGCGGTGCTCCCGCCGGACGTCAACGAGTCGCTGGCCGAGTTCTCGGCCCTGCCCTCCGGGGAGGCGGGGAAGAAGGGGCGCATCCGCTTCGGCCTGGGCGCGGTGAAGGGCGTCGGCGAGTCGGCGGTGCAGGCCGTCCTCGCGGCGCGCGGCGAGGGCGGGCCGTTCAAGGGGCTCTTCGACTTCTGCGCCCGCATCGACCCCCGCAAGATCAACAAGAAGGTGCTCGAGGCGCTCGTGAAGTGCGGCGCCTTCGACTTCGAGGGGCTGCCGCGCTGGAAGCTCTTCTACGGCATCGACGCGGCGCTCGCCGCCGGCTCCTCGGCCGCCGCCGACCGGGCCAGCGGCCAGAAGAGCCTGTTCGGCGGGGTGGCCGCCGCGGCCGAGGTCAAGCCGCGCTGGCCGGAGCCGGGCGACCCGGTGGGCGAGTCCACCGTGGAGGAGTGGCCGGAGCGGGTCCGGCTCGCCTTCGAGAAGGAGGCGCTCGGCTTCTACATCACCGGCCATCCGCTGCAGGGGCACGAGAAGGAGGTGCGCCGCTACGGCTCGGTCACCGCCGCGCAGGTGGCCCAGAAGCGGCCCGGCGACCGGGTCACCGTGGTGGGCGTGGTCTCGTCGCTCCGCGAGAAGGTGAACAAGGAGAAGGGGACGCGCTTCGGCTTCTTCACGCTCGAGGATCTCTCGGGCACGGTCGAGGTGATCTGCTGGGGCAGCCGCCCGGCGCAGGGCAACCGGCCGGCGCAGAAGGGCTGGGCCGACTGGGAGCTGATGGTGAAGTCGGACGAGCCCATCGTGATCCACGGCGAGGTGAAGCAGAACGTCCGCGACGAGGAGAACCCGCGCGCCGAGGTGCAGGCCGCCGACATCCTGCCGCTCGCGCTCATGCGGTCCCAGAAGACCAACGAGGTGGCGCTCCGGATCGACGCCGACCGGCTCGACCGAGACCGGGCCACCGCGCTCAAGGCGCTCCTCGCGAAGCACCCAGGCAACTGCCCGGTGACCGTCCGAGCCATCATCCCCGAGGAGAGCGAGACCACGCTGCGGGTGCCGTCCCGCGTCACGCCCGCCGACGAGCTCCTCGAGGCGGCCCGCCGCATGGGCTTCGAGGTGGACCTGCGCTGA
- a CDS encoding threonine ammonia-lyase, which yields MYVTLEEIAAARERIAGHIYLSPCSPSELLSRLTGFRALLKLENLQMTGAYKERGALNRLLLLSAEEKKRGLIAASAGNHAQAVAYHAGRLGLSATIVMPEATPIMKVANTRAHGARVVLHGSSYDESYAEARRLEQEEKLTFIHPFDDPAVIAGQGTIGLELLEQVEGLDAVVVPVGGGGLVSGIGVAVKERAPRVKVIGVETEVLPSMLASVEAGELVTLESASTLADGIAVKRPGERTFEHVKRYVDEIVTVSEEEIASAILYLIEKEKTVAEGAGAAPVAAAMHRKLSGLAGKKVALVLSGGNIDVNVIARVIERGLVKDGRLVRIDVALLDKPGQLAKVSSIIATHKANVIEVHHTRAFTDRFGDTRLQLTLETRGPDHAEEVMRGLRERGYHVERS from the coding sequence ATGTACGTCACGCTCGAAGAGATCGCGGCGGCGCGCGAACGGATCGCGGGCCACATCTACCTCTCGCCCTGCTCGCCGAGCGAGCTCCTGTCGCGCCTCACCGGGTTCCGCGCGCTGCTCAAGCTCGAGAACCTGCAGATGACCGGCGCCTACAAGGAGCGCGGCGCCCTCAACCGGCTGCTGCTCCTCTCGGCGGAGGAGAAGAAGCGCGGCCTCATCGCCGCGAGCGCCGGCAACCACGCGCAGGCGGTGGCCTACCACGCCGGCCGCCTCGGCCTCTCCGCCACCATCGTGATGCCGGAGGCCACCCCGATCATGAAGGTGGCCAACACCCGCGCCCACGGCGCGCGGGTGGTGCTCCACGGCTCCTCCTACGACGAGTCCTACGCCGAGGCGCGGCGGCTCGAGCAGGAGGAGAAGCTCACCTTCATCCACCCGTTCGACGACCCGGCGGTGATCGCCGGCCAGGGCACCATCGGCCTCGAGCTGCTCGAGCAGGTCGAGGGGCTCGACGCGGTGGTGGTGCCGGTCGGCGGCGGCGGCCTCGTCTCCGGCATCGGCGTCGCGGTGAAGGAGCGCGCCCCGCGCGTGAAGGTCATCGGCGTCGAGACCGAGGTGCTCCCCTCGATGCTGGCCTCGGTGGAGGCGGGCGAGCTCGTGACCCTGGAGTCGGCCTCGACGCTCGCCGACGGCATCGCGGTGAAGCGCCCGGGCGAGCGCACCTTCGAGCACGTGAAGCGCTACGTGGACGAGATCGTCACCGTGAGCGAGGAGGAGATCGCGAGCGCGATCCTCTACCTCATCGAGAAGGAGAAGACGGTGGCCGAGGGCGCCGGCGCCGCGCCGGTGGCGGCGGCGATGCACCGCAAGCTCTCCGGGCTCGCCGGCAAGAAGGTCGCGCTCGTCCTCTCCGGCGGCAACATCGACGTGAACGTCATCGCCCGGGTGATCGAGCGCGGCCTGGTGAAGGACGGCCGCCTCGTGCGCATCGACGTGGCCCTCCTCGACAAGCCGGGCCAGCTCGCCAAGGTCTCGTCGATCATCGCCACCCACAAGGCCAACGTGATCGAGGTGCACCACACGCGCGCCTTCACCGACCGCTTCGGCGACACCCGGCTGCAGCTCACGCTCGAGACCCGCGGCCCCGACCACGCCGAGGAGGTCATGCGCGGGCTGCGCGAGCGCGGCTACCACGTCGAGCGCTCCTGA
- a CDS encoding DNA-3-methyladenine glycosylase family protein — MRLELTLPYRPPYDLEALLRFFAARAIPGVEQVESGAWRRAVSTPGFQGVISVRAATDGSPALELSLTSARRPAAPVVEAIRRGVTRVFDLDADPEAVQAHLGKDRRLAPLLAARPGLRIAGAFDPFEMSVRGIVGQQISVKGAVTILGRIAKAHGAPLEDARGLTRLFPGPEALAEADLAPLGLTRARAEAVRRIARALRDGALSLERGPSLEETVARLVALPGIGPWTAQYIAMRALGEKDAFVAGDLGVRKALARGGALPTVAQAERRAERWRPFRAYAVMQLWAGA, encoded by the coding sequence ATGCGCCTCGAGCTCACCCTCCCCTACCGCCCGCCCTACGATCTCGAGGCGCTGCTCCGCTTCTTCGCCGCCCGCGCCATCCCCGGCGTGGAGCAGGTGGAGAGCGGCGCCTGGCGCCGCGCCGTCTCCACGCCCGGCTTCCAGGGCGTGATCTCGGTCCGGGCCGCCACCGACGGCTCGCCGGCCCTCGAGCTCTCCCTCACCTCGGCGCGGCGCCCCGCCGCCCCGGTGGTGGAGGCGATCCGGCGCGGCGTCACGCGCGTCTTCGACCTCGACGCCGACCCGGAGGCGGTCCAGGCCCACCTCGGCAAGGATCGGCGCCTCGCGCCGCTCCTCGCCGCCCGGCCCGGCCTGCGCATCGCCGGCGCGTTCGATCCCTTCGAGATGTCGGTGCGCGGGATCGTGGGGCAGCAGATCTCGGTGAAGGGGGCGGTGACGATCCTGGGGCGGATCGCGAAGGCGCACGGCGCGCCGCTCGAGGACGCCCGCGGGCTCACCCGCCTCTTCCCCGGGCCGGAGGCGCTCGCCGAGGCCGACCTCGCGCCGCTCGGCCTCACCCGCGCCCGCGCCGAGGCGGTCCGGCGCATCGCCCGGGCCCTCCGCGACGGCGCCCTCTCCCTCGAGCGCGGGCCCTCCCTCGAGGAGACGGTCGCGCGCCTCGTGGCGCTCCCCGGCATCGGCCCCTGGACCGCCCAGTACATCGCCATGCGCGCGCTCGGGGAGAAGGACGCCTTCGTCGCCGGCGACCTCGGGGTGCGGAAGGCGCTGGCGCGCGGCGGCGCGCTGCCCACGGTGGCGCAGGCGGAGCGGCGGGCGGAGCGGTGGCGGCCGTTCCGGGCGTACGCGGTGATGCAGCTCTGGGCGGGAGCGTAG
- a CDS encoding aldo/keto reductase encodes MANDGDFLHRAPPAFAGKRAFRLGLSASYGLDEAGIREALDRGMNYVFWNPMAKKLTRVLREVARTRREELILATGPTFGFLPGSLRKRVERALTVLGTDYLDVFQLYWLGKMSAFTPAVVDELVRLKAEGKVRALGCSIHDRPRAGRLAEDSPLDLLMIRYNAAHPGAEREIFPHLAARRPAVVAYTATSWTKLLRPPKGWKGKVPTAGDCYRFCLTSPHVDVVLSAPGTPERLRENLLALERGPMSEEELAWMRELGRVVHG; translated from the coding sequence ATGGCCAACGACGGCGACTTCCTCCACCGCGCCCCGCCCGCCTTCGCGGGCAAGCGCGCCTTCCGGCTCGGGCTCTCCGCGAGCTACGGCCTCGACGAGGCCGGGATCCGCGAGGCGCTCGACCGGGGGATGAACTACGTCTTCTGGAACCCCATGGCGAAGAAGCTCACCCGCGTGCTGCGCGAGGTGGCGCGGACGCGGCGGGAGGAGCTCATCCTCGCCACGGGGCCGACCTTCGGCTTCCTGCCGGGCTCGCTGCGCAAGCGGGTGGAGCGGGCGCTCACGGTGCTCGGCACCGACTACCTCGACGTCTTCCAGCTCTACTGGCTCGGGAAGATGTCGGCCTTCACGCCGGCGGTGGTGGACGAGCTCGTCCGGCTCAAGGCGGAGGGCAAGGTGCGCGCGCTGGGGTGCTCCATCCACGACCGCCCGCGGGCGGGGCGGCTGGCGGAGGACTCGCCGCTCGACCTCCTCATGATCCGCTACAACGCCGCGCACCCGGGCGCGGAGCGGGAGATCTTCCCGCACCTCGCGGCGCGCCGCCCGGCGGTGGTGGCCTACACGGCGACGAGCTGGACGAAGCTCCTGCGCCCGCCGAAGGGCTGGAAGGGGAAGGTCCCCACGGCGGGCGACTGCTACCGGTTCTGCCTCACCTCGCCGCACGTGGACGTGGTGCTCTCGGCCCCGGGCACGCCGGAGCGGCTGCGCGAGAACCTCCTGGCGCTGGAGCGCGGGCCGATGTCGGAGGAGGAGCTCGCCTGGATGCGCGAGCTCGGGCGCGTGGTCCACGGGTGA
- a CDS encoding helix-turn-helix transcriptional regulator yields the protein MLACDRQAEELLRSFWGDVHDGAPMPAELRGLAEGAQSGPPGVRRALTMERPGERLRIEVTAVGRGRTHLHLWRERMLAALQSAPPATVEGAGIEPPHVSDNLTQREREVALLVADGLRSREVAERLGIAAQTVKSHLKTIFDKLGVRNRVELARRLGA from the coding sequence GTGCTGGCCTGTGATCGTCAGGCGGAGGAGCTGCTCCGCTCGTTCTGGGGAGACGTCCACGACGGCGCCCCGATGCCGGCGGAGCTGCGCGGGCTCGCGGAGGGGGCGCAGTCCGGTCCGCCGGGCGTGCGTCGCGCGCTCACCATGGAGCGCCCGGGCGAGCGGCTGCGGATCGAGGTGACGGCCGTCGGTCGCGGCCGGACGCACCTCCACCTGTGGCGCGAGCGGATGCTCGCCGCCCTTCAGTCCGCGCCGCCCGCCACCGTCGAGGGTGCCGGCATCGAGCCGCCGCACGTCTCCGACAACCTCACGCAGCGCGAGCGCGAGGTGGCGCTGCTGGTGGCCGACGGGCTGCGGTCGCGCGAGGTCGCCGAGCGGCTCGGGATCGCCGCCCAGACGGTGAAGAGCCACCTCAAGACCATCTTCGACAAGCTCGGCGTGCGCAACCGCGTCGAGCTGGCGCGCCGGCTCGGCGCGTAG
- a CDS encoding GNAT family N-acetyltransferase, translated as MDPSLETPRLLLTPLTLGDVGTLRALMIDPDVRRWAAEGRVLSEARVRYLTLRSLATFQRHGTGAFGLRLRAGGAFVGYAGLLPAHAPEGGLELGAGIWPRYWRSGLASEACRAVLDDAFGRLGLARALACADAPNFRSLALIARLGFRQIRTAPGTFGAIRWFVRERP; from the coding sequence ATGGACCCGTCGCTCGAGACCCCCCGGCTCCTCCTCACGCCGCTCACCCTCGGCGACGTCGGCACCCTGCGCGCGCTGATGATCGACCCGGACGTGCGCCGCTGGGCGGCGGAGGGACGCGTCCTCTCCGAGGCCCGCGTGCGCTACCTGACCCTGCGGAGCCTCGCGACCTTCCAGCGCCACGGCACCGGCGCCTTCGGGCTGCGGCTCCGCGCCGGCGGCGCCTTCGTCGGGTACGCCGGCCTGCTGCCCGCCCACGCGCCCGAGGGCGGGCTCGAGCTCGGCGCCGGGATCTGGCCGCGCTACTGGCGGAGCGGGCTCGCCTCCGAGGCGTGCCGCGCCGTCCTCGACGACGCCTTCGGCCGGCTCGGCCTCGCGCGCGCGCTGGCGTGCGCCGACGCCCCCAACTTCCGCTCCCTCGCGCTCATCGCGCGGCTCGGGTTCCGCCAGATCCGCACGGCCCCCGGCACCTTCGGCGCCATCCGCTGGTTCGTGCGCGAGCGGCCGTGA